The Apium graveolens cultivar Ventura chromosome 11, ASM990537v1, whole genome shotgun sequence genome has a window encoding:
- the LOC141697431 gene encoding plant-specific TFIIB-related protein PTF2-like: METSARCQACGERSLVTDEVSENLICTSCAVVQDYNNFQSHIGGISGPAGTYIRTGTSGSGSNYSYKESKIYKAGVLIDDLLFKLNFSVSSIDEVKKMIKTITKGEYGQGDWFSIFVGACAYVVRRKNGNLLPMTDVAALICCDTYELGRMVNRVISFLELKLPEFDIVYLYETTLRNSPSFSGIEVDKKEVMLKQGVFWCSVW, from the coding sequence ATGGAGACCTCTGCACGATGTCAAGCTTGCGGTGAAAGGTCTCTGGTCACTGATGAAGTTTCTGAAAATTTGATCTGCACATCATGTGCTGTTGTTCAGGATTACAATAATTTTCAATCCCATATTGGTGGTATTAGTGGCCCGGCTGGCACGTATATCCGCACTGGCACCTCGGGCTCTGGCAGTAACTATTCGTACAAAGAAAGCAAAATTTATAAAGCTGGTGTTCTTATTGATGATCTTTTGTTTAAATTAAATTTCTCTGTTTCATCAATAGACGAGGTAAAGAAAATGATTAAAACTATTACTAAAGGTGAGTATGGTCAAGGTGATTGGTTTAGTATATTTGTTGGGGCTTGTGCTTATGTTGTTAGAAGGAAAAATGGGAACCTTTTGCCAATGACGGATGTGGCTGCTTTAATTTGTTGTGATACTTATGAGTTAGGAAGAATGGTCAATCGGGTTATTAGTTTTCTCGAATTGAAGTTGCCTGAATTTGATATTGTTTATTTGTATGAAACTACACTTAGAAATAGCCCGAGTTTTAGTGGTATTGAAGTGGATAAAAAGGAGGTGATGTTGAAACAGGGGGTGTTTTGGTGCAGTGTTTGGTAA
- the LOC141696473 gene encoding plant-specific TFIIB-related protein PTF2-like, with protein MEMKSMGDGQKAIKNSDDVGFDLTYFVSDCLQERSENMIESYRPCEGEDDFSNNTEQGQLHALNFADLDKFNISPECLNVVYSKFKEEVSDFRSTLECGKENRKKRKRHDDYLDCTDWWKGKSELSKKLSLKKILEKDVGMDVMPPAFVNGCLTYQRRRDRIEAAKTRIKKIMCPFGSGEGNDHWLSTCTINEKKKKKRHVDVDWEDLIIETLLLHQVKEEEIEKGYYKALMDLHVFNSGSLE; from the coding sequence ATGGAAATGAAGTCGATGGGTGATGGTCAAAAAGCAATCAAGAATTCAGATGATGTGGGATTTGACCTGACTTATTTTGTGAGTGACTGTTTGCAGGAAAGATCTGAAAATATGATTGAATCTTATAGGCCTTGTGAGGGGGAGGATGATTTTTCTAACAATACTGAGCAAGGACAATTACATGCTTTGAACTTTGCCgatctcgataagtttaatatatCACCCGAATGCTTGAATGTGGTTTATTCCAAGTTCAAGGAAGAGGTTTCTGATTTTCGTTCAACATTGGAGTGTGGAAaggaaaatagaaagaaaagGAAGAGACATGACGACTACCTTGATTGTACAGACTGGTGGAAAGGCAAGTCAGAACTCAGCAAAAAACTTTCTCTTAAGAAAATATTGGAGAAAGATGTTGGAATGGATGTGATGCCTCCAGCATTTGTTAATGGATGTTTGACATACCAGAGGAGGAGAGATAGGATTGAGGCGGCTAAGACACGCATTAAAAAAATCATGTGTCCATTTGGTTCAGGTGAGGGGAATGATCACTGGCTTTCAACATGCACTATAAAtgagaagaagaaaaagaagcgACATGTAGATGTTGATTGGGAAGATCTTATAATTGAAACTCTTCTTCTGCATCAGGTGAAGGAAGAAGAAATAGAGAAGGGTTATTATAAAGCATTGATGGACTTGCATGTCTTTAACTCCGGTTCTTTGGAATGA